The following proteins come from a genomic window of Malus domestica chromosome 02, GDT2T_hap1:
- the LOC139188659 gene encoding disease resistance protein RUN1-like: protein MTTHEASSSSSSKSKLWNYDVFLSFSGVDTRNGFTGHLHAALTDRGYQAYIDEDDLERGEEIKQELVRAIEEARISIIVFSKSYADSSWCLDELVKIMECRYKLGRRVLPIFYHVDPSHIRKQNGDLAQAFQKHEEGIHEEKDDKEREAKQERVKQWRKALTEAANLSGQHLQITDNGREANLIREIVGKIITEWLLSANQLNVAKHPVGINSRVQDIISYLSGGGSNDVVMVGIWGMGGLGKTTAAKAIYNQIHHKFQFKSFLANVSAYDLVDLQGKLVSDILKQTESKITSVDRGISLIKNHLQRRSVLVIIDNVNKVEQLNAIAGNRDWFGPGSRIIITTRDERLLKQVNMKVDKTYLLKGMNEEEALKLFSWHAFGNSWPNEGYLELSKEVISYCGGLPLALEVLGSSMIERTPTEWKSQLEKLKKIPNEGIMKALRVSFERLDPTQKDIFLDISCFFIGLDKDFVAKILDGCNFFATIGISDLHEQCLITVERNKLNMHDLLQEMAKVIISENSCCPPPGEWSRLWNYQEVTDVLRDKSGTEEVEGLALHHILILMVGF, encoded by the exons ATGACAACCCACGAAGCCTCCTCTTCATCCTCCTCCAAGTCAAAACTTTGGAATTACGACGTGTTCTTGAGCTTCAGCGGTGTAGACACACGCAATGGTTTCACAGGCCACCTCCATGCGGCATTAACAGACAGGGGATACCAGGCTTATATCGATGAGGACGATCTAGAAAGAGGGGAAGAAATAAAACAGGAACTGGTCCGggcaatcgaagaggcgaggaTATCTATCATTGTTTTCTCAAAGAGTTATGCGGACTCGAGTTGGTGTCTTGACGAGCTGGTGAAGATCATGGAGTGCAGATACAAACTGGGGCGACGTGTTTTGCCAATATTCTATCATGTTGATCCTTCACATATTAGGAAGCAGAACGGAGATTTAGCTCAAGCATTTCAGAAGCACGAAGAGGGCATCCATGAAGAAAAAGATGACAAGGAACGTGAAGCTAAACAAGAAAGGGTAAAGCAATGGAGAAAGGCTCTTACAGAAGCTGCAAATTTGTCTGGCCAACATCTTCAAATCACTGACAATGG GCGCGAAGCAAATCTTATTAGAGAAATTGTTGGCAAGATCATTACGGAATGGCTTCTGAGCGCAAACCAATTAAATGTGGCCAAGCACCCGGTTGGAATCAATTCTCGCGTTCAAGATATTATCAGTTATCTTTCAGGTGGTGGATCAAATGACGTTGTCATGGTTGGAATTTGGGGGATGGGTGGATTGGGTAAAACAACAGCTGCCAAAGCCATTTATAACCAAATTCATCATAAGTTCCAATTCAAAAGTTTCCTTGCCAACGTTAGTGCATATGATCTGGTTGATTTGCAAGGAAAACTTGTTTCTGACATCTTGAAACAGACCGAGTCTAAGATAACCAGTGTTGATAGAGGTATCAGTTTgataaaaaatcatctccaacgtAGAAGTGTACTTGTCATTATTGACAATGTAAACAAAGTGGAACAACTAAATGCAATAGCTGGAAATCGTGATTGGTTTGGCCCAGGAAGTAGAATTATCATAACGACACGAGATGAACGTTTACTAAAGCAAGTGAACATGAAAGTGGACAAGACATATCTGCTTAAGGGAatgaatgaagaagaagctctgAAGCTGTTTAGTTGGCATgcctttggaaatagttggCCTAATGAAGGATATCTTGAACTCTCAAAAGAGGTTATTTCTTACTGTGGTGGTTTGCCACTAgcccttgaagttttaggttctTCTATGATTGAAAGAACCCCAACAGAGTGGAAAAGTCAGTtggagaaattgaaaaaaattcctAATGAAGGAATAATGAAAGCGCTAAGAGTAAGCTTTGAAAGGCTAGATCCTACACAGAAGGATATATTCCTTGACAtatcttgtttctttattggattggataagGACTTTGTCGCAAAAATATTAGATGGATGTAACTTTTTTGCAACAATAGGAATCAGTGACCTTCATGAACAATGCCTTATAACTGTTGAACGCAACAAGTTGAATATGCATGATTTGCTTCAAGAAATGGCCAAAgtaatcatttctgaaaattccTGTTGCCCCCCCCCTGGAGAATGGAGTAGGTTGTGGAACTATCAAGAGGTCACTGATGTATTGAGAGATAAATCT GGAACTGAAGAAGTTGAAGGACTTGCTCTACATCACATTTTGATCTTGATGGTAGGTTTTTGA
- the LOC103407734 gene encoding disease resistance protein RPV1-like isoform X1, protein MVDTAMTTHEASSSSSSKSKLWNYDVFSSFSGVDTRNGFTGHLHAALTDRGYQAYIDEDNLERMEEIKEELFRAIEVARISIIVFSKSYADSSWCLDELVKIMECRYKLGRRVLPIFYHVDPSHVRKQNGDLAQAFQKHEEGIREEKDDKERGAKQQRVKQWRKALTEAANLSGQHVQITDNGREAKLIREIVGMIITEWLPSANKLNVAKHPVGINSRIQDIISYLSGGGSNDVVMVGIWGMGGLGKTTAAKAIYNQIHHKFQFKSFLANVSAYDLVDLQGKLVSDILKQTESKITSVDRGISLIKNHLQRRSVLVIIDNVNKVEQLNAIAGNRDWFGPGSRIIITTRDERLLKQVNMKVDKTYPLKEMNEEEALKLFSWHAFGNSWPDEGYLELSKEVVFYCGGLPLALEVLGSSMIERTPTEWKSQSEKLKKFPDEGIMKALRVSFEGLDPAQKDILLDISCFFIGWDKDYVAKILDGCEFFATAGISDLRERCLVTVEHNRLNMHDLLREMAKLIISEKFPRHPGKWSRLWNRQEVTKVLRDNSGTEEVEGLALHFPDPWFKSSKESSCFRTEAFANMKKLRLLTLMKVQLNGEYKHLSKELIWLRWNGCRLKSIPDDFFDQPRALVILEITFSRLVQVWEGSKSLGNLKILNLSCCDDLRKSPDFSNVPNLEELILQGCKSLSEIHPSIVHLRKLSLVNLKGCKNLISLPGDFYKSKSVQTLVLDYCSQFSELPKDLGKMISLRVLKASATAIRQVPRSIVRLKNLTHLSLVDVGSEFHLRFPYSVFSLRFPDSLHGLDSLRNLDLSNNDFDTLPSLSGLSKLESLQLSNCHNLHTLPSLSGLSKLESLQLSNCRNLHTLPSLSGLSKLESLQLSNCRNLHTLPSLSGLSKLESLQLSNCHYLHTLPSLSDLSKLESLWLHHCFGLPTISDLPTNLKFLDASNCLHLVTMPNFSKMLNMRELIVCDSDALTEVPDLDKSLYSMTWIDMRDCPKLTDDFKRNILKGWTSCGYGGIFLNGNYVPDWFEFVNNRYKVRFDIPPSDGRNFEGLTLLCFYTSDLHQSSSHIRCKGGHPRVSIDINNTKRTRWQTCIGKEDWVIKMRKFEECFLWQGQISNGKLNLQSGDKVDITFEMPEMGYKNYYPTIQGTGVNLVWDKPMKENIHDFDGDGRFLIQRHSQGGDASSSSHA, encoded by the exons ATGGTGGATACCGCCATGACAACCCACGAAGCCTCCTCTTCATCCTCCTCCAAGTCAAAACTTTGGAATTACGACGTGTTCTCGAGCTTCAGTGGTGTAGACACACGCAATGGTTTCACGGGCCACCTCCATGCGGCATTAACAGACAGGGGATACCAGGCTTATATCGATGAGGACAATCTAGAAAGAATGGAAGAAATAAAAGAGGAACTGTTCCGGGCAATCGAAGTGGCGAGGATCTCTATCATTGTCTTCTCAAAGAGTTATGCGGACTCGAGTTGGTGTCTTGACGAGCTGGTGAAGATCATGGAGTGCAGATACAAACTGGGGCGACGTGTTTTGCCAATATTCTATCATGTTGATCCTTCACATGTTAGGAAGCAGAACGGAGATTTAGCTCAAGCATTTCAGAAGCACGAAGAGGGCATCCGTGAAGAAAAAGATGACAAGGAACGTGGAGCTAAACAACAAAGGGTAAAGCAATGGAGAAAGGCTCTTACAGAAGCTGCAAATTTGTCTGGCCAACATGTTCAAATCACAGACAATGG GCGCGAAGCAAAGCTTATTAGAGAAATTGTTGGCATGATCATTACGGAATGGCTTCCGAGCGCAAACAAATTAAATGTGGCCAAGCACCCAGTTGGAATCAATTCTCGCATTCAAGATATTATCAGTTATCTTTCAGGTGGTGGATCAAATGACGTTGTCATGGTTGGAATTTGGGGGATGGGTGGATTGGGTAAAACAACAGCTGCCAAAGCCATTTATAACCAAATTCATCATAAGTTCCAATTCAAAAGTTTCCTTGCCAACGTTAGTGCATATGATCTGGTTGATTTGCAAGGAAAACTTGTTTCTGACATCTTGAAACAGACCGAGTCTAAGATAACCAGTGTTGATAGAGGTATCAGTTTgataaaaaatcatctccaacgtAGAAGTGTACTTGTCATTATTGACAATGTAAACAAAGTGGAACAGCTAAATGCAATAGCTGGAAATCGTGATTGGTTTGGCCCAGGAAGTAGAATTATCATAACGACACGAGATGAACGTTTACTAAAGCAAGTGAACATGAAAGTGGACAAGACATATCCACTTAAGGAAatgaatgaagaagaagctctgaagctctttAGTTGGCATGCCTTTGGGAATAGTTGGCCTGATGAAGGATATCTTGAACTATCAAAAGAGGTTGTTTTTTACTGTGGTGGTTTGCCACTAgcccttgaagttttaggttctTCTATGATTGAAAGAACCCCAACAGAGTGGAAAAGTCAGTCggagaaattgaaaaaatttcCTGATGAAGGAATAATGAAAGCGCTAAGAGTAAGCTTTGAAGGGCTAGATCCTGCACAGAAAGATATATTACTTGACAtatcttgtttctttattgGATGGGATAAGGACTATGTCGCAAAAATATTAGATGGATGTGAGTTTTTTGCAACAGCAGGAATCAGTGACCTTCGTGAACGATGCCTTGTAACTGTTGAACACAACAGGTTGAATATGCATGATTTGCTTCGAGAAATGGCCAAATtaatcatttctgaaaaatttCCTCGTCACCCTGGAAAATGGAGTAGGTTGTGGAACCGTCAAGAGGTCACTAAAGTATTGAGAGATAACTCT GGAACTGAAGAAGTTGAAGGACTTGCTCTACATTTCCCTGATCCTTGGTTTAAAAGCTCCAAAGAGTCTAGTTGTTTCCGTACAGAAGCATTTGCCAATATGAAGAAACTGAGACTGCTCACGCTCATGAAGGTGCAGCTCAATGGAGAATACAAACATCTTTCCAAAGAGTTAATATGGTTGCGTTGGAATGGATGCCGTTTAAAGTCCATACCTGATGACTTCTTTGATCAACCAAGAGCACTAGTTATTTTAGAGATAACGTTTAGCAGACTGGTACAAGTTTGGGAGGGCTCCAAG TCGCTTGGAAACTTGAAAATCCTTAATCTCAGTTGTTGCGATGACTTGAGAAAATCACCAGACTTTTCAAATGTCCCaaatcttgaagagttgatattGCAAGGGTGTAAGAGTTTGTCCGAGATTCACCCCTCCATTGTTCATCTTAGAAAACTTTCTTTGGTGAACCTCAAAGGCTGCAAGAATCTTATTTCTCTTCCTGGGGATTTCTACAAGTCCAAATCCGTTCAGACTCTTGTTCTTGATTATTGTTCGCAATTCAGTGAACTGCCCAAGGATTTAGGGAAGATGATATCATTGAGAGTACTTAAAGCATCTGCCACAGCCATAAGACAAGTACCACGTTCCATAGTAAGGTTGAAGAATCTCACTCATTTATCTCTAGTGGATGTGGGATCGGAGTTTCATTTGCGATTTCCCTATTCGGTGTTTTCTTTGCGATTTCCCGATTCGTTACATGGCTTAGACTCTTTAAGAAATTTAGATCTCTCAAACAATGATTTTGATACCCTACCCAGCCTCAGTGgtctttcaaagcttgaaagTTTGCAGTTAAGTAACTGCCATAACCTTCATACCCTACCCAGCCTCAGTGgtctttcaaagcttgaaagTTTGCAGTTAAGTAACTGTCGTAACCTTCATACCCTACCCAGCCTCAGTGgtctttcaaagcttgaaagTTTGCAGTTAAGTAACTGCCGTAACCTTCATACCCTACCCAGCCTCAGTGgtctttcaaagcttgaaagTTTGCAGTTAAGTAACTGCCATTACCTTCATACCCTACCCAGCCTGAGTGATCTTTCAAAGCTCGAAAGTCTCTGGTTACATCATTGCTTCGGGCTTCCTACAATTTCTGATTTGCCAACGAATTTAAAATTTCTGGATGCGTCTAATTGCCTTCATTTGGTAACAATGCCCAATTTTTCGAAAATGTTGAATATGAGAGAACTGATTGTATGTGATTCAGACGCACTCACTGAGGTTCCAGACTTGGATAAGTCATTATACTCCATGACATGGATTGATATGAGGGACTGCCCCAAACTCACAGATGATTTTAAGAGGAACATCCTAAAG GGATGGACTTCTTGCGGATATGGTGGCATTTTTCTCAATGGAAATTATGTTCCTGATTGGTTCGAGTTTGTCAACAACCGTTATAAAGTCCGTTTTGATATCCCCCCGAGTGATGGTCGTAATTTTGAAGGGCTGACTCTGTTATGCTTTTATACCTCAGATCTTCATCAGTCAAGCTCTCATATCAGATGTAAAGGTGGTCATCCTCGTGTCAGTATTGATATAAATAATACCAAGCGTACTAGGTGGCAGACCTGCATAGGCAAGGAGGATTGGGTTATAAAAATGCGcaaatttgaagaatgttttctTTGGCAGGGACAAATATCAAACGGTAAGCTCAATTTGCAAAGTGGGGATAAAGTTGATATAACTTTTGAAATGCCAGAGATGGGCTATAAAAATTATTATCCGACAATTCAGGGAACAGGGGTTAATCTAGTATGGGACAAACCTATGAAGGAAAATATCCACGATTTTGATGGTGATGGTAGGTTTTTGATCCAGAGGCACAGCCAAGGTGGTGATGCATCGTCATCATCACATGCTTGA
- the LOC103407734 gene encoding disease resistance protein RPV1-like isoform X2: protein MVDTAMTTHEASSSSSSKSKLWNYDVFSSFSGVDTRNGFTGHLHAALTDRGYQAYIDEDNLERMEEIKEELFRAIEVARISIIVFSKSYADSSWCLDELVKIMECRYKLGRRVLPIFYHVDPSHVRKQNGDLAQAFQKHEEGIREEKDDKERGAKQQRVKQWRKALTEAANLSGQHVQITDNGREAKLIREIVGMIITEWLPSANKLNVAKHPVGINSRIQDIISYLSGGGSNDVVMVGIWGMGGLGKTTAAKAIYNQIHHKFQFKSFLANVSAYDLVDLQGKLVSDILKQTESKITSVDRGISLIKNHLQRRSVLVIIDNVNKVEQLNAIAGNRDWFGPGSRIIITTRDERLLKQVNMKVDKTYPLKEMNEEEALKLFSWHAFGNSWPDEGYLELSKEVVFYCGGLPLALEVLGSSMIERTPTEWKSQSEKLKKFPDEGIMKALRVSFEGLDPAQKDILLDISCFFIGWDKDYVAKILDGCEFFATAGISDLRERCLVTVEHNRLNMHDLLREMAKLIISEKFPRHPGKWSRLWNRQEVTKVLRDNSGTEEVEGLALHFPDPWFKSSKESSCFRTEAFANMKKLRLLTLMKVQLNGEYKHLSKELIWLRWNGCRLKSIPDDFFDQPRALVILEITFSRLVQVWEGSKSLGNLKILNLSCCDDLRKSPDFSNVPNLEELILQGCKSLSEIHPSIVHLRKLSLVNLKGCKNLISLPGDFYKSKSVQTLVLDYCSQFSELPKDLGKMISLRVLKASATAIRQVPRSIVRLKNLTHLSLVDVGSEFHLRFPYSVFSLRFPDSLHGLDSLRNLDLSNNDFDTLPSLSGLSKLESLQLSNCHNLHTLPSLSGLSKLESLQLSNCRNLHTLPSLSGLSKLESLQLSNCRNLHTLPSLSGLSKLESLQLSNCHYLHTLPSLSDLSKLESLWLHHCFGLPTISDLPTNLKFLDASNCLHLVTMPNFSKMLNMRELIVCDSDALTEVPDLDKSLYSMTWIDMRDCPKLTDDFKRNILKGWTSCGYGGIFLNGNYVPDWFEFVNNRYKVRFDIPPSDGRNFEGLTLLCFYTSDLHQSSSHIRCKGGHPRVSIDINNTKRTRWQTCIGKEDWVIKMRKFEECFLWQGQISNGNRG, encoded by the exons ATGGTGGATACCGCCATGACAACCCACGAAGCCTCCTCTTCATCCTCCTCCAAGTCAAAACTTTGGAATTACGACGTGTTCTCGAGCTTCAGTGGTGTAGACACACGCAATGGTTTCACGGGCCACCTCCATGCGGCATTAACAGACAGGGGATACCAGGCTTATATCGATGAGGACAATCTAGAAAGAATGGAAGAAATAAAAGAGGAACTGTTCCGGGCAATCGAAGTGGCGAGGATCTCTATCATTGTCTTCTCAAAGAGTTATGCGGACTCGAGTTGGTGTCTTGACGAGCTGGTGAAGATCATGGAGTGCAGATACAAACTGGGGCGACGTGTTTTGCCAATATTCTATCATGTTGATCCTTCACATGTTAGGAAGCAGAACGGAGATTTAGCTCAAGCATTTCAGAAGCACGAAGAGGGCATCCGTGAAGAAAAAGATGACAAGGAACGTGGAGCTAAACAACAAAGGGTAAAGCAATGGAGAAAGGCTCTTACAGAAGCTGCAAATTTGTCTGGCCAACATGTTCAAATCACAGACAATGG GCGCGAAGCAAAGCTTATTAGAGAAATTGTTGGCATGATCATTACGGAATGGCTTCCGAGCGCAAACAAATTAAATGTGGCCAAGCACCCAGTTGGAATCAATTCTCGCATTCAAGATATTATCAGTTATCTTTCAGGTGGTGGATCAAATGACGTTGTCATGGTTGGAATTTGGGGGATGGGTGGATTGGGTAAAACAACAGCTGCCAAAGCCATTTATAACCAAATTCATCATAAGTTCCAATTCAAAAGTTTCCTTGCCAACGTTAGTGCATATGATCTGGTTGATTTGCAAGGAAAACTTGTTTCTGACATCTTGAAACAGACCGAGTCTAAGATAACCAGTGTTGATAGAGGTATCAGTTTgataaaaaatcatctccaacgtAGAAGTGTACTTGTCATTATTGACAATGTAAACAAAGTGGAACAGCTAAATGCAATAGCTGGAAATCGTGATTGGTTTGGCCCAGGAAGTAGAATTATCATAACGACACGAGATGAACGTTTACTAAAGCAAGTGAACATGAAAGTGGACAAGACATATCCACTTAAGGAAatgaatgaagaagaagctctgaagctctttAGTTGGCATGCCTTTGGGAATAGTTGGCCTGATGAAGGATATCTTGAACTATCAAAAGAGGTTGTTTTTTACTGTGGTGGTTTGCCACTAgcccttgaagttttaggttctTCTATGATTGAAAGAACCCCAACAGAGTGGAAAAGTCAGTCggagaaattgaaaaaatttcCTGATGAAGGAATAATGAAAGCGCTAAGAGTAAGCTTTGAAGGGCTAGATCCTGCACAGAAAGATATATTACTTGACAtatcttgtttctttattgGATGGGATAAGGACTATGTCGCAAAAATATTAGATGGATGTGAGTTTTTTGCAACAGCAGGAATCAGTGACCTTCGTGAACGATGCCTTGTAACTGTTGAACACAACAGGTTGAATATGCATGATTTGCTTCGAGAAATGGCCAAATtaatcatttctgaaaaatttCCTCGTCACCCTGGAAAATGGAGTAGGTTGTGGAACCGTCAAGAGGTCACTAAAGTATTGAGAGATAACTCT GGAACTGAAGAAGTTGAAGGACTTGCTCTACATTTCCCTGATCCTTGGTTTAAAAGCTCCAAAGAGTCTAGTTGTTTCCGTACAGAAGCATTTGCCAATATGAAGAAACTGAGACTGCTCACGCTCATGAAGGTGCAGCTCAATGGAGAATACAAACATCTTTCCAAAGAGTTAATATGGTTGCGTTGGAATGGATGCCGTTTAAAGTCCATACCTGATGACTTCTTTGATCAACCAAGAGCACTAGTTATTTTAGAGATAACGTTTAGCAGACTGGTACAAGTTTGGGAGGGCTCCAAG TCGCTTGGAAACTTGAAAATCCTTAATCTCAGTTGTTGCGATGACTTGAGAAAATCACCAGACTTTTCAAATGTCCCaaatcttgaagagttgatattGCAAGGGTGTAAGAGTTTGTCCGAGATTCACCCCTCCATTGTTCATCTTAGAAAACTTTCTTTGGTGAACCTCAAAGGCTGCAAGAATCTTATTTCTCTTCCTGGGGATTTCTACAAGTCCAAATCCGTTCAGACTCTTGTTCTTGATTATTGTTCGCAATTCAGTGAACTGCCCAAGGATTTAGGGAAGATGATATCATTGAGAGTACTTAAAGCATCTGCCACAGCCATAAGACAAGTACCACGTTCCATAGTAAGGTTGAAGAATCTCACTCATTTATCTCTAGTGGATGTGGGATCGGAGTTTCATTTGCGATTTCCCTATTCGGTGTTTTCTTTGCGATTTCCCGATTCGTTACATGGCTTAGACTCTTTAAGAAATTTAGATCTCTCAAACAATGATTTTGATACCCTACCCAGCCTCAGTGgtctttcaaagcttgaaagTTTGCAGTTAAGTAACTGCCATAACCTTCATACCCTACCCAGCCTCAGTGgtctttcaaagcttgaaagTTTGCAGTTAAGTAACTGTCGTAACCTTCATACCCTACCCAGCCTCAGTGgtctttcaaagcttgaaagTTTGCAGTTAAGTAACTGCCGTAACCTTCATACCCTACCCAGCCTCAGTGgtctttcaaagcttgaaagTTTGCAGTTAAGTAACTGCCATTACCTTCATACCCTACCCAGCCTGAGTGATCTTTCAAAGCTCGAAAGTCTCTGGTTACATCATTGCTTCGGGCTTCCTACAATTTCTGATTTGCCAACGAATTTAAAATTTCTGGATGCGTCTAATTGCCTTCATTTGGTAACAATGCCCAATTTTTCGAAAATGTTGAATATGAGAGAACTGATTGTATGTGATTCAGACGCACTCACTGAGGTTCCAGACTTGGATAAGTCATTATACTCCATGACATGGATTGATATGAGGGACTGCCCCAAACTCACAGATGATTTTAAGAGGAACATCCTAAAG GGATGGACTTCTTGCGGATATGGTGGCATTTTTCTCAATGGAAATTATGTTCCTGATTGGTTCGAGTTTGTCAACAACCGTTATAAAGTCCGTTTTGATATCCCCCCGAGTGATGGTCGTAATTTTGAAGGGCTGACTCTGTTATGCTTTTATACCTCAGATCTTCATCAGTCAAGCTCTCATATCAGATGTAAAGGTGGTCATCCTCGTGTCAGTATTGATATAAATAATACCAAGCGTACTAGGTGGCAGACCTGCATAGGCAAGGAGGATTGGGTTATAAAAATGCGcaaatttgaagaatgttttctTTGGCAGGGACAAATATCAAACG GGAACAGGGGTTAA